In Gimesia sp., a genomic segment contains:
- a CDS encoding matrixin family metalloprotease: protein TLLDGSLLAGSGSDAFGQMDLLTVVMHELGHTLGLEDLDSDGTLMSDSLDVSERRLPSADDLDDFFSGIAGGDNPLLD, encoded by the coding sequence CACACTGCTGGACGGCAGCCTGCTGGCCGGTTCCGGCAGCGACGCCTTTGGTCAGATGGATCTGCTGACAGTCGTAATGCACGAGCTGGGTCACACGCTGGGTCTGGAAGATCTGGACTCAGACGGTACCCTGATGAGCGATTCGCTGGACGTCTCCGAACGTCGCCTGCCGAGTGCAGACGATCTCGACGACTTCTTCAGCGGCATCGCCGGCGGAGACAACCCGCTGCTGGACTGA